Proteins encoded in a region of the Coriobacteriia bacterium genome:
- the yajC gene encoding preprotein translocase subunit YajC, producing MPQQLSQLIFPVAIIAAFWFLIIRPQQQRAKTQAQMLSQLVEGEEIITIGGIYGEVLEVGEERIRIATIDGSELEIAKAAVRSVIPAETEDDVDEAEDAEPDSDDEAQTDAESAEEPSESNPKSLDDGSSKDDA from the coding sequence ATGCCCCAACAGCTCAGTCAGCTCATCTTCCCGGTCGCCATCATCGCGGCCTTCTGGTTCCTCATCATCCGTCCGCAGCAGCAGCGAGCGAAGACACAGGCGCAGATGCTCTCGCAACTCGTCGAGGGCGAAGAGATCATCACGATCGGCGGAATCTACGGCGAGGTGCTCGAGGTGGGCGAGGAGCGCATTCGTATCGCGACCATCGACGGCTCGGAGCTTGAGATCGCGAAGGCCGCTGTGCGTTCGGTCATCCCCGCAGAGACCGAAGATGACGTGGATGAGGCCGAGGATGCAGAGCCGGACTCCGATGACGAGGCGCAAACTGACGCCGAATCGGCCGAAGAGCCCTCGGAGTCCAACCCAAAGTCGCTCGACGATGGTTCTTCCAAGGACGACGCGTAG
- a CDS encoding HD domain-containing protein: MTDVSGPSIAPEYRVTLEVVQNDPELLAYLEMGDTYLGAIGYTEHGLRHANLTAHIASNILHRLGYSDHDAEIAAIAGFMHDIGNCVSRDSHWLSSAFIARGALTRLGMAPADVAMVMNAVGNHEEDASDPATLAAAAVVLADKADVHHTRVRNTDPAAYDIHDRVNFASKRSFLRVESESRMLTLEIEIDTTETRLMEYFEIFLERMQLCRRAATVLDAEFSLVINGTKLL, encoded by the coding sequence ATGACCGACGTTTCCGGTCCTTCCATCGCGCCTGAGTACCGAGTCACTCTGGAGGTCGTGCAAAACGACCCCGAGCTGCTCGCGTATCTCGAGATGGGCGACACCTACCTCGGGGCGATCGGATACACGGAGCACGGCTTGCGCCACGCCAACCTCACCGCACACATCGCGAGCAACATCCTGCACCGGCTCGGCTACTCCGATCACGACGCCGAGATCGCAGCGATCGCCGGCTTCATGCACGACATCGGCAACTGCGTCTCGCGTGATTCGCACTGGCTCTCCTCCGCGTTCATCGCGCGCGGGGCGCTGACGCGGCTCGGCATGGCTCCAGCGGATGTCGCCATGGTGATGAACGCGGTCGGCAATCACGAAGAGGACGCCTCGGACCCGGCCACCCTCGCGGCCGCGGCGGTCGTCCTGGCCGATAAGGCCGACGTACACCACACCCGCGTGCGCAACACGGACCCCGCCGCCTACGACATCCACGACCGCGTGAACTTCGCTTCGAAGCGCAGCTTCCTGCGCGTCGAGTCGGAGTCGCGTATGCTCACTCTCGAAATCGAGATAGACACCACCGAAACACGCCTGATGGAGTACTTCGAGATATTCCTCGAGAGGATGCAGCTGTGCCGTCGCGCAGCAACCGTTCTTGACGCGGAGTTCTCGCTGGTGATAAACGGCACAAAGCTCCTCTGA
- the secD gene encoding protein translocase subunit SecD, producing MDPKQRNYLLLAIIAVLVIGSWLMFWPPGTKIKQGLDIQGGISVILTAQPQPGQSLTNDDMDRAELIIRNRVDKLGASETSIQRQGQDSILVQMPGLKNRDEALKMINSTGLLEFVDVSSITDTEAVNALADTTTSDGYQLKPGTYKSIMNGSVVKSASVGQDPTTGKIEVNLVMDAEGTKTWADFTTANVRKQIAIVLDGVVKSAPVVNEPITGGQTAISGTFTADEAKALAAVLQTGALPVKLVPQDTRTVGPTLGQESLRQGLMAVLIGLAIVAVYLIVFYRGLGFVSVTALIVFASIYLGILAVLSRFGLFALSMPGIAGVVLTIGLAADSSILINERFKEEVRMGRTYRSAAQSGTKHAIGTSVDADLVTFVSALVLFLVAIGPVKGFALTLMLGIGCDILMMIMYKRPMIMLLAESVIPKAPALWGVAREGVAAGSSESKKGGVSNG from the coding sequence ATGGATCCCAAGCAGCGCAACTACCTGTTGCTCGCGATCATCGCGGTCCTCGTGATCGGATCGTGGCTGATGTTTTGGCCGCCGGGCACGAAGATCAAGCAGGGGCTCGACATCCAGGGTGGCATCTCGGTCATCCTCACGGCGCAGCCGCAGCCCGGCCAGTCGCTCACGAATGACGACATGGACCGTGCTGAGCTCATCATCCGAAACCGCGTCGACAAGCTCGGCGCCTCGGAGACGAGTATCCAGCGTCAGGGACAGGATTCGATCCTCGTCCAGATGCCGGGCCTGAAGAACCGCGACGAAGCACTCAAGATGATCAACTCCACGGGCCTGTTGGAGTTCGTCGACGTCTCCTCGATCACCGACACCGAGGCGGTCAACGCGCTCGCCGACACCACGACGTCGGACGGCTACCAACTCAAGCCGGGGACGTACAAGTCGATCATGAACGGCTCGGTCGTCAAGAGCGCGAGCGTCGGGCAGGATCCGACCACCGGCAAGATCGAGGTCAACCTGGTCATGGATGCCGAGGGCACCAAGACGTGGGCCGATTTCACGACCGCCAACGTGCGCAAGCAGATCGCCATCGTTCTTGACGGTGTCGTGAAGTCCGCGCCGGTCGTCAACGAGCCCATCACCGGCGGGCAGACGGCGATCAGCGGCACATTCACCGCCGATGAGGCCAAGGCGCTCGCCGCGGTGCTCCAGACCGGTGCGCTGCCGGTCAAGCTGGTACCGCAGGACACGCGGACCGTCGGTCCGACGCTTGGGCAGGAGTCGCTGCGACAGGGTCTCATGGCCGTGCTCATCGGCTTGGCTATCGTCGCTGTCTATCTCATCGTCTTCTACCGTGGACTCGGTTTCGTCTCCGTGACCGCGCTCATCGTGTTCGCGTCGATCTACCTCGGGATTCTCGCTGTGCTCTCGAGGTTCGGTCTGTTCGCGCTGTCGATGCCGGGCATCGCAGGTGTCGTGCTCACGATCGGCCTCGCAGCTGACAGCTCGATCCTCATCAACGAGCGGTTCAAGGAAGAGGTCCGCATGGGCCGCACCTACCGCTCGGCTGCGCAGTCGGGTACGAAGCACGCGATCGGCACCAGCGTCGACGCCGACCTCGTCACCTTCGTGTCGGCTCTCGTTCTCTTCCTCGTCGCCATCGGCCCGGTCAAGGGCTTCGCGCTGACACTGATGCTTGGTATCGGCTGCGACATCCTGATGATGATCATGTACAAGCGCCCGATGATCATGCTTCTCGCCGAGAGCGTCATTCCCAAGGCGCCTGCGTTGTGGGGCGTTGCAAGGGAGGGAGTTGCCGCTGGCAGCTCCGAGTCCAAGAAGGGGGGTGTCTCGAATGGCTAG
- the secF gene encoding protein translocase subunit SecF, whose protein sequence is MARFNIDFMGNRKIMFAISAVLIIVSIGALAFKGLKFGIEFQGGTVVIVADAKAVTETQMSDAFKKAGVQNANVQTSVVNGVRGFIIRTDVTDPIESNTDAIAVAKATGLPADTLQVTTIGPGWGKNITNSAMLALGLSILAILLYVSLRFEYKMSITAIVALAHDILITLGIYALVGREVTPNTVAALLTILGYSLYDTIVVFHRIKENSQGLVKQSFMSMANESINEVLVRSLNTTLTSMIPVVVMLLFGGSTLKDFALALTIGLGVGAYSSIGVAAPLYAMWKETEPKYKALAKKFAN, encoded by the coding sequence ATGGCTAGGTTCAACATCGACTTCATGGGCAATCGCAAGATCATGTTCGCCATCTCGGCCGTGCTGATCATCGTTTCGATCGGGGCACTCGCGTTCAAGGGTTTGAAGTTCGGTATCGAGTTCCAGGGCGGTACGGTTGTTATCGTCGCAGACGCAAAGGCCGTCACCGAGACCCAGATGAGCGACGCGTTCAAGAAGGCCGGCGTGCAGAACGCCAATGTCCAGACGAGTGTCGTCAACGGCGTCCGTGGATTCATCATCCGCACCGACGTCACCGACCCGATCGAGTCCAATACCGACGCCATTGCGGTTGCGAAGGCCACCGGGCTGCCCGCGGACACGCTGCAGGTGACCACGATCGGACCGGGCTGGGGCAAGAACATCACCAACAGCGCCATGCTGGCCCTTGGCCTCTCGATCCTTGCGATTCTGCTGTATGTCTCGCTTCGGTTTGAGTACAAGATGTCGATCACGGCTATCGTCGCGCTTGCTCACGACATCCTAATCACCTTGGGCATCTACGCGCTGGTCGGCCGCGAGGTCACCCCGAACACCGTGGCCGCACTTCTCACGATCCTTGGCTACTCGCTTTACGACACCATCGTGGTCTTCCACCGCATCAAGGAGAACTCGCAGGGTCTCGTGAAGCAGTCGTTCATGAGCATGGCCAACGAGTCGATCAACGAGGTGCTTGTTCGTTCGCTGAACACGACGTTGACCTCGATGATTCCCGTTGTCGTTATGCTCCTGTTCGGAGGTTCGACACTCAAGGACTTCGCGCTTGCGCTCACCATCGGCCTTGGCGTCGGTGCATACTCCTCCATCGGCGTCGCAGCTCCGCTGTATGCCATGTGGAAAGAGACCGAGCCCAAGTACAAGGCCCTGGCGAAGAAGTTCGCCAACTAG
- the recJ gene encoding single-stranded-DNA-specific exonuclease RecJ: MTDSCSTKRWAVAPADPETVASLAHATGLSPVTARVLVARGHLTAEAVDHFLSPSLDRDWLDPELLPGMTAAADEVAAAVRAGERIVVFGDFDLDGISAAAVATRGLLALGADVSAIVPHRFREGYGLSEASIARVLECEPALVVTVDCGISSVAEVAMLAEAGVRVVVTDHHEPGDGVPVGVAVANPKLEPATCGSCDLSGAGVALKLVHAVGTRLAQPDGWRRLTDLATLGTVADIVPLTAENRALVADGVARMRESSRACIAALAAVGGATPESMTAESVAFVLAPRLNAAGRMADPQISLDLLLTDDPAEAERLSAALDECNKVRQQVEADLSEAARALAERTYHGERALVLAGEGWHEGVKGIVASRLVGAYRVPTVLLTVEDGVARGSGRSVGSVDLFRALESCSDIFERYGGHAAAVGCTLSADRVDEFRTRLLEHLDALPAEQFDSLMTVDAEVALEDVSVELGAELSQLEPFGHGNRSPLFASNGVFMNGRSKVGKTNNHLRFSAYDGVVTVPAIAFRCGEIDELVNHDAAVDLAYQISVDEWRGRTRVQLMVREFQRHTPDADAPAYELVEDIFAHADEILAREEYAGIADAPSFHTKLAGVTFEGRQDVLGRLAAGSPLRVVRQPDNPYDSNAIALFDAHGDQVGFLNRRLASALAATIDAGVAYDCEVTEVTGGEGDRSLGVNVLVSQRDARDTDDLRAAERAQRRAELASLSTPELSAELTRTFIGDRPLHDAQVASLDHLEAGRSTLTVMATGRGKSLIFHLHAARTALLGGRASVFVYPLRALVADQSFHLGEAFSDVGLTVRTVTGESSLGERDEAFAQLKAGELDVVLTTPEFLHIHSARFADSGRIGFLVVDEAHHVGMSRAGHRPAYARLGEVVEALGHPTVLAVTATADDATATTIRSSLGIESTVLDPTVRDNLRVEDRRDVPDKDGFLTALAARDEKTVVYVNSREQSVKLARMIRKRVPSIAMRTVFYNGGMSRSMRHAVERAFRNSEVTFVVATSAFGEGVNIPDVRNVVLYHLPFNAVEFNQMSGRAGRDGAMARIHLAFGAKDARINEMILSSLAPSRDDMATLYAELRDISADQGPGFEVTNAELSERCRRRRPQFALDERGVSSGLGVFRDLGFVTGEGHGAYRRLTFLPGESKVELESSARYAEGLDEIAEFADFKAWAMTAETDDLLARFNRPILPSS, encoded by the coding sequence ATGACTGACTCCTGCTCGACCAAGCGTTGGGCGGTCGCCCCGGCTGACCCCGAGACGGTCGCCTCACTCGCGCACGCAACCGGTCTGTCGCCGGTCACTGCGCGTGTGCTTGTCGCGCGTGGACATCTCACCGCCGAGGCGGTGGATCACTTCCTGTCGCCCAGCCTGGACCGAGACTGGCTCGACCCGGAGCTGCTGCCGGGCATGACGGCGGCCGCCGATGAGGTCGCCGCGGCAGTTCGCGCTGGTGAGCGGATCGTCGTGTTCGGCGACTTCGACCTGGACGGCATCTCTGCGGCTGCGGTCGCGACGCGGGGGCTGCTGGCGCTCGGCGCGGACGTGTCCGCAATCGTCCCTCACCGCTTTCGTGAGGGCTACGGCCTCTCGGAGGCGTCGATAGCGCGTGTGCTTGAGTGTGAGCCTGCGCTGGTCGTGACCGTGGACTGCGGCATCTCGTCTGTAGCTGAGGTGGCTATGCTCGCTGAGGCGGGCGTGCGAGTGGTCGTCACAGACCACCACGAGCCCGGAGACGGCGTCCCCGTAGGGGTCGCCGTAGCCAACCCCAAGCTCGAGCCCGCGACGTGCGGCTCGTGTGACCTGTCAGGCGCGGGCGTCGCCCTCAAGTTGGTGCACGCGGTTGGTACGCGGCTTGCGCAGCCCGACGGGTGGCGTCGGCTCACCGACCTCGCCACGCTTGGCACGGTTGCCGATATCGTTCCGCTGACAGCGGAGAACCGCGCGCTGGTTGCGGACGGTGTCGCCCGCATGAGGGAGTCCTCGCGCGCCTGTATCGCCGCGCTCGCGGCCGTGGGCGGCGCGACTCCTGAGTCCATGACCGCCGAGAGTGTGGCCTTCGTGTTGGCTCCGCGATTGAATGCGGCAGGGCGCATGGCGGACCCCCAGATATCGCTCGACCTACTGCTTACCGATGACCCCGCAGAGGCCGAGCGACTCTCGGCGGCACTCGACGAGTGCAACAAGGTGCGCCAGCAAGTCGAGGCGGACCTGAGTGAAGCCGCACGCGCGCTTGCAGAGCGCACGTACCACGGCGAGCGCGCGCTGGTGTTAGCAGGCGAGGGGTGGCATGAGGGTGTCAAAGGTATCGTCGCGTCTCGGCTCGTAGGCGCCTACCGTGTGCCCACCGTGCTTCTCACCGTCGAGGATGGCGTTGCGCGTGGCTCAGGACGCTCTGTAGGGTCCGTGGACCTCTTCAGAGCGCTCGAGTCGTGCTCGGACATCTTCGAGCGTTATGGCGGCCATGCTGCGGCCGTGGGGTGCACGCTATCCGCTGATCGCGTGGACGAGTTTCGGACGCGTCTGCTCGAACACCTGGACGCGCTGCCCGCCGAGCAGTTCGACTCACTCATGACCGTCGATGCGGAGGTCGCGCTCGAGGACGTGAGCGTCGAGTTGGGGGCCGAGCTCTCGCAGCTCGAGCCGTTTGGCCACGGGAACCGGTCGCCGCTGTTCGCAAGCAATGGCGTATTCATGAACGGGCGTTCCAAGGTTGGCAAAACCAACAACCACCTTCGGTTCTCAGCGTACGACGGTGTCGTCACCGTGCCTGCGATAGCGTTTCGGTGCGGCGAGATCGACGAACTCGTCAACCATGATGCCGCTGTCGATCTGGCGTATCAGATCTCGGTTGACGAGTGGCGCGGTAGAACTCGTGTGCAGCTCATGGTGCGGGAGTTCCAGCGCCACACGCCCGATGCGGATGCACCTGCGTACGAGCTCGTCGAGGACATCTTCGCGCACGCCGACGAGATTCTCGCCCGCGAAGAGTACGCGGGAATCGCAGACGCCCCATCCTTCCACACCAAACTCGCAGGGGTGACCTTCGAAGGTAGACAGGACGTCCTCGGACGACTCGCGGCCGGATCGCCGCTCAGAGTGGTTCGTCAGCCGGACAATCCGTACGACTCCAACGCGATCGCCCTGTTCGATGCTCACGGCGACCAGGTCGGCTTCCTCAATCGCAGGCTCGCCTCGGCTCTCGCAGCGACGATCGACGCCGGCGTCGCCTACGATTGCGAGGTTACCGAGGTCACCGGGGGCGAGGGTGACCGCTCGCTGGGCGTCAACGTTCTGGTGTCGCAGCGGGACGCACGTGACACCGACGACCTTCGCGCTGCCGAGCGAGCCCAGCGCAGGGCGGAGCTCGCGTCGCTGTCTACGCCCGAGCTGTCGGCCGAGCTCACCCGCACGTTCATCGGCGACCGCCCGCTCCACGACGCGCAAGTCGCTTCGCTCGACCACCTGGAGGCGGGGCGAAGCACCCTCACGGTCATGGCGACGGGCCGCGGTAAGTCGCTCATCTTTCACCTTCATGCAGCGCGAACAGCGCTTCTCGGCGGCCGGGCGAGCGTGTTCGTCTATCCGCTTCGTGCGCTGGTGGCCGATCAGTCATTCCATCTCGGCGAGGCCTTCTCCGACGTTGGCCTCACGGTGCGCACAGTCACGGGTGAGTCATCCCTCGGTGAGCGAGATGAGGCATTCGCCCAGCTCAAAGCCGGTGAACTGGACGTCGTCCTGACAACTCCGGAGTTCTTGCACATCCACTCGGCTAGATTCGCGGACAGCGGGCGCATCGGCTTCCTCGTCGTCGACGAGGCTCACCACGTCGGCATGTCGCGCGCCGGCCACCGGCCAGCGTACGCGCGGCTCGGCGAAGTCGTGGAGGCGCTCGGGCATCCAACAGTCCTCGCGGTCACAGCAACCGCGGACGATGCGACGGCGACGACGATACGCAGCTCGCTGGGGATCGAGTCAACGGTTCTCGACCCAACGGTACGTGACAACCTGCGTGTCGAGGACCGGCGTGACGTTCCCGATAAGGATGGCTTTCTCACGGCGCTCGCGGCGCGAGATGAAAAGACAGTCGTCTACGTGAACTCGCGTGAGCAGTCCGTGAAGCTCGCCCGAATGATCCGCAAACGCGTGCCGTCGATCGCCATGCGCACCGTGTTCTATAACGGCGGTATGTCTCGTTCCATGCGGCATGCGGTGGAGCGCGCATTTCGCAACTCCGAGGTGACGTTTGTCGTCGCTACCAGCGCCTTTGGTGAGGGGGTCAACATCCCCGACGTCAGAAACGTCGTGCTGTACCATCTGCCCTTCAACGCGGTCGAGTTCAACCAGATGTCGGGTCGCGCGGGGCGCGACGGCGCGATGGCGCGCATCCATCTGGCATTTGGAGCGAAGGATGCTCGGATAAACGAGATGATCCTCTCGTCGCTCGCACCATCGAGAGACGACATGGCGACGCTCTACGCCGAGCTCCGTGACATCTCGGCAGATCAGGGGCCGGGTTTCGAGGTCACCAATGCCGAGCTCTCGGAGCGGTGCCGTCGTCGACGTCCACAGTTCGCGCTCGATGAGCGCGGAGTCTCCTCCGGGCTCGGCGTCTTCCGGGACCTGGGATTCGTGACGGGCGAGGGCCACGGCGCGTATCGGCGGCTCACGTTCCTCCCCGGAGAATCGAAGGTCGAGCTCGAGTCCTCGGCGCGTTACGCGGAGGGTCTCGATGAGATCGCCGAATTCGCCGACTTCAAGGCGTGGGCGATGACCGCCGAGACCGATGACCTGCTGGCGAGGTTCAATCGGCCCATTCTCCCAAGCTCCTAG
- a CDS encoding bifunctional (p)ppGpp synthetase/guanosine-3',5'-bis(diphosphate) 3'-pyrophosphohydrolase — MPATLQQIEAQVRAYNPDADLTGLDEAYDFATSAHAGQMRKSGEPFVHHPIEVALILAELHMDTATLKAALLHDTVEDSEATIEEVRERFGDEVAELVDGVTKLGKIEFESLSEAQSNNLRKMLIAMAKDIRVILIKLADRLHNMRTLAALPEQRRIEKARETMEIYAPLAHRLGISSIKWELEDLAFYYLEPHKFHQVSRMVADSRKAREDYTAQVIHQLDDELSAVGITAKISGRPKHLYSVYQKMTQKGKDFNEIHDLIALRVIVDSVKDVYGALGTVHSIWKPMPGRFKDYVAMPKFNMYQSLHTTVIGPSGSPLEIQIRSEDMHRTAEYGVAAHWRYKEGSRGEDAFDERLAWLRQMLEWQTELKDPREFMEALKIDLFEEEVFVFSPKGDVISLKRGSTPIDFAYAIHTEVGNHCVGAKVNGSIVPLGYELQMGDRIEVLTNKNSKPSRDWLNIVKTSSAKSKIRNFFSKVTREDDLVRGRDELAKVMRKHGLGIGSKAAEKAIDSVSKEMNYAHAEDILAGIGAGKISAKQVGTKLLKLMAKEGDVPKPEPKVEEFTLDKPMTAPRSKRRKQGGGIKVKGIDDVLVRLARCCTPVPGDKIIGFVTRGRGVSVHRADCPNAADLLASPERLIDVDWDLGSESTYQVEIFIEALDRLRLLQDVTSALAESGVNILASSTTTHRDGLVDMRFLFETGDLSRLDGVLREVKAVNGVFDARRMMPGEASQRRRGDR; from the coding sequence ATGCCAGCGACGCTCCAGCAGATTGAAGCGCAGGTTCGCGCGTACAATCCCGATGCAGACCTCACCGGCCTCGACGAGGCGTACGACTTCGCGACGTCGGCCCATGCGGGTCAGATGCGCAAGAGCGGCGAGCCGTTCGTGCATCACCCCATCGAGGTCGCACTCATTCTCGCCGAGCTGCACATGGATACGGCTACGCTCAAAGCGGCGCTGCTGCACGACACCGTCGAGGACTCCGAGGCGACCATCGAAGAGGTCAGGGAGCGGTTCGGCGATGAGGTCGCCGAGCTGGTCGACGGGGTCACCAAACTCGGAAAGATCGAGTTCGAGTCACTCTCGGAGGCGCAAAGCAACAACCTGCGCAAGATGCTCATCGCGATGGCCAAGGACATCCGGGTCATTCTCATAAAGCTCGCTGACAGGCTACACAACATGCGCACGCTTGCTGCGCTGCCCGAGCAGCGGCGTATCGAGAAGGCCCGCGAGACCATGGAGATCTACGCTCCGCTCGCGCATAGGCTCGGCATCTCAAGCATCAAGTGGGAGCTCGAGGATCTCGCCTTCTACTACCTCGAGCCACACAAGTTCCACCAGGTCAGCCGCATGGTGGCGGACAGTCGCAAGGCACGCGAGGACTACACGGCCCAGGTCATCCATCAGCTCGATGACGAGCTCTCGGCGGTAGGGATCACGGCCAAGATTTCCGGCCGCCCGAAGCACCTCTACAGCGTGTATCAGAAGATGACGCAGAAGGGGAAGGACTTCAACGAGATCCACGACCTCATCGCGCTGCGAGTCATCGTCGATTCGGTCAAGGACGTCTATGGGGCGCTTGGCACGGTCCACTCCATCTGGAAGCCGATGCCGGGGCGTTTCAAGGACTACGTTGCGATGCCCAAGTTCAACATGTACCAGTCGCTCCACACGACGGTCATCGGGCCCTCAGGCAGCCCTCTGGAGATTCAGATCCGCAGCGAGGACATGCACCGTACCGCGGAGTACGGCGTGGCTGCGCACTGGCGCTACAAGGAGGGCTCGCGGGGCGAGGACGCCTTCGATGAGCGCTTGGCGTGGCTGCGCCAGATGCTGGAGTGGCAGACCGAACTCAAGGATCCGCGGGAGTTCATGGAGGCACTCAAGATCGACCTCTTCGAGGAGGAGGTCTTCGTCTTCAGTCCCAAGGGTGACGTCATCAGCCTGAAGCGCGGCTCCACGCCCATCGACTTCGCGTACGCGATTCACACGGAAGTCGGCAACCACTGCGTCGGAGCCAAGGTGAACGGCTCGATCGTGCCGTTGGGCTACGAACTGCAGATGGGGGACAGGATCGAGGTCCTGACCAACAAGAACTCCAAACCGTCGCGCGATTGGCTCAACATCGTCAAGACGTCCTCGGCGAAGTCGAAGATCCGCAACTTCTTCTCCAAGGTGACCCGCGAGGACGACTTGGTTCGCGGGCGTGATGAGCTCGCCAAAGTCATGCGAAAGCACGGTCTTGGCATAGGCAGCAAGGCCGCCGAGAAGGCGATTGACTCGGTCTCCAAGGAGATGAACTACGCGCACGCCGAGGACATCCTTGCCGGCATCGGCGCAGGCAAGATCTCGGCGAAACAGGTTGGAACCAAGCTCCTGAAGCTCATGGCGAAGGAAGGCGACGTTCCTAAACCTGAACCTAAGGTTGAGGAATTTACGCTCGACAAACCCATGACGGCACCTCGAAGCAAGCGCCGTAAACAGGGCGGAGGCATCAAGGTCAAGGGCATAGATGATGTGCTCGTCCGGCTCGCTCGGTGTTGTACGCCCGTGCCCGGCGACAAGATTATCGGGTTCGTCACCCGAGGCAGGGGAGTCTCAGTACATCGTGCCGACTGCCCGAATGCCGCTGACCTGCTTGCGTCACCCGAGCGTCTCATTGACGTCGACTGGGACCTTGGCAGCGAGTCGACCTACCAGGTCGAAATCTTCATCGAGGCGCTTGATCGACTGCGCCTTCTGCAGGACGTGACCTCGGCACTTGCTGAATCTGGCGTCAATATACTCGCTTCGTCCACGACGACGCACCGCGACGGACTGGTCGACATGAGGTTCCTCTTCGAGACCGGCGACCTCTCCAGATTGGATGGTGTGCTGCGCGAGGTCAAGGCCGTCAACGGAGTGTTCGATGCGCGGCGCATGATGCCCGGGGAGGCATCACAGCGCCGCCGTGGCGACCGCTGA
- a CDS encoding MBL fold metallo-hydrolase has product MRIQRLALGPLETNCWIVGDDAGSPVFVIDPGGEAQVVLEAVGDRGVHAILLTHGHFDHIGGVTELADLTKAPLAAHPLDALDAQSPRTNGGAEFGFHHSCPQAAMLLEDGALLVSGGLQLRVLHTPGHTPGGICLLATDSGPEIHLFSGDTLFAGSVGRTDFPGGSARDLATSIAQSLAVLPPETTVHPGHGPDTTIAHESKVNFFWPR; this is encoded by the coding sequence ATGCGCATTCAACGACTTGCCTTGGGACCGCTTGAGACGAACTGCTGGATTGTCGGAGACGATGCCGGCTCACCGGTGTTCGTGATCGACCCCGGCGGTGAGGCTCAAGTCGTACTTGAGGCTGTCGGCGACCGCGGTGTCCACGCGATCCTGCTGACTCACGGGCACTTCGATCACATCGGGGGCGTCACCGAACTCGCCGATCTCACGAAAGCGCCGCTCGCCGCGCATCCGCTCGACGCGCTTGATGCACAGTCTCCACGGACCAACGGCGGCGCCGAGTTCGGATTTCATCACTCCTGCCCACAGGCCGCGATGTTGCTCGAAGATGGAGCCCTGCTGGTGTCCGGGGGACTGCAGTTGCGTGTCCTGCACACGCCGGGACATACGCCCGGAGGTATCTGCCTCCTGGCCACGGACTCGGGCCCCGAGATTCATCTCTTCTCCGGTGACACCCTCTTTGCGGGGAGCGTGGGGCGGACCGATTTCCCTGGTGGAAGCGCGCGCGATCTGGCTACTTCGATTGCGCAATCACTTGCGGTTCTGCCTCCTGAGACGACCGTCCATCCCGGGCATGGGCCGGACACCACGATTGCGCATGAGTCGAAGGTCAACTTCTTCTGGCCTCGATAA